In the genome of Hymenobacter cellulosivorans, one region contains:
- a CDS encoding DoxX family protein, with product MPLNKKALLTGLVTAVPALMIIASGIMKLTGAEEVRQGLTAAHMVEYMPVLGLMELIFTALFIYPKTMKLGLLLLTSYFAGAIAVDLSHAHTAVPAAVILSLVWIAAFVRDRSAFLPVSEAAV from the coding sequence ATGCCACTCAACAAGAAAGCCCTGCTTACTGGCCTGGTTACGGCCGTACCCGCCCTGATGATTATTGCCAGCGGTATCATGAAGCTCACCGGCGCCGAAGAAGTGCGCCAAGGCCTCACCGCAGCCCACATGGTGGAGTACATGCCCGTGCTGGGTTTGATGGAGCTCATATTTACGGCCCTGTTTATCTACCCCAAAACCATGAAGCTGGGCTTGCTGCTGCTCACCAGCTACTTCGCCGGGGCCATTGCCGTCGACCTCTCGCACGCCCACACCGCCGTGCCCGCGGCCGTTATCCTGAGCCTGGTCTGGATTGCCGCCTTCGTGCGCGACCGGTCGGCGTTTCTGCCGGTGAGCGAGGCAGCGGTTTAA
- a CDS encoding sigma-54-dependent transcriptional regulator — MPDGTLLLIDDEGPLRQAIARMLELEGYTVLQAQDARRGLETLQQHADDILVILSDVKLPDGFGLDLLPRYQAKAPLAEVILLTAFGTIADGVQAMKQGAFDYLTKGDSDDQLVVVVDRAVTKARLQRRVAELEKRVGAQYSFESMIGQAPALEQAKRTARQVAQTDATVLLEGPTGAGKELFAQAIHYGSPRRSKPFVALNCSAFPKDLLESELFGYRKGAFTGAQTDKKGLLEEASGGTLFLDEIGELDVMLQAKLLRVLETQEFTKIGDTRPTRVNVRVVAATNRNLRQEAEQGHFRADLYYRLSVVVVAVPPLSARRSDVPLLTRFFLQHFAAKLRRRPLELMPEALQALENYGWPGNVRELKNVLERASILTPPDQPLTVDDLPVELQLAALNSASPDAPPLDERNLRSAEKQHIQRVLLEEHGNKTETARVLGIALTTLYRKIQDYGL; from the coding sequence ATGCCCGACGGCACCCTGCTGCTCATCGACGACGAAGGCCCCCTACGCCAGGCCATTGCCCGCATGCTGGAGCTGGAAGGCTACACCGTGCTGCAAGCCCAGGATGCCCGGCGCGGCCTGGAAACCCTGCAGCAGCACGCCGACGACATCCTGGTCATCTTATCCGACGTGAAGTTGCCCGACGGCTTCGGCCTCGATTTGCTGCCCCGCTACCAGGCCAAGGCCCCGCTGGCTGAAGTCATCCTGCTCACCGCCTTCGGCACCATTGCCGATGGGGTGCAGGCCATGAAGCAGGGCGCCTTCGACTACCTGACCAAGGGCGACTCCGATGACCAGCTCGTGGTGGTCGTCGACCGGGCTGTGACCAAAGCCCGGTTACAGCGGCGGGTGGCCGAGCTGGAAAAGAGAGTCGGAGCCCAGTACAGCTTCGAGAGCATGATTGGCCAGGCCCCGGCCCTGGAGCAGGCCAAGCGCACGGCCCGCCAAGTAGCCCAGACCGACGCGACGGTGCTGCTGGAAGGCCCCACGGGCGCGGGTAAGGAGCTGTTTGCCCAGGCCATTCACTACGGCAGCCCCCGCCGGAGTAAGCCGTTTGTGGCCCTGAACTGCTCGGCCTTTCCCAAGGATTTGCTGGAAAGTGAGCTATTTGGCTACCGGAAAGGCGCCTTTACCGGGGCCCAAACCGACAAGAAAGGCTTGCTGGAAGAAGCCTCGGGCGGCACGCTGTTCCTGGACGAAATCGGGGAACTCGACGTGATGCTGCAAGCCAAGCTGCTGCGGGTGCTCGAAACCCAGGAATTCACCAAAATCGGGGATACCCGGCCCACCCGCGTCAACGTGCGCGTAGTGGCCGCTACCAACCGCAACCTGCGCCAGGAAGCCGAGCAGGGCCATTTCCGGGCCGACTTGTACTACCGCCTCTCGGTGGTCGTAGTAGCCGTGCCCCCACTCAGTGCCCGCCGCAGTGACGTGCCCCTGCTGACCCGGTTTTTCCTGCAGCACTTTGCCGCCAAGCTGCGCCGCCGGCCTCTGGAGCTCATGCCCGAAGCCCTGCAGGCCCTGGAAAATTACGGCTGGCCCGGCAACGTGCGGGAGCTCAAGAACGTGTTGGAGCGGGCCTCCATCCTGACTCCACCCGACCAGCCCCTGACCGTCGACGACCTGCCCGTGGAGCTGCAGCTGGCGGCTTTGAACAGTGCTAGTCCCGATGCGCCTCCGCTCGATGAGCGCAACCTGCGCAGCGCCGAAAAGCAGCACATTCAGCGCGTGCTGCTGGAAGAGCACGGCAACAAAACCGAAACCGCCCGGGTGCTCGGCATTGCCCTGACCACGCTCTACCGCAAAATCCAGGATTACGGCCTCTAG
- a CDS encoding winged helix-turn-helix transcriptional regulator: MVYPPPHTSAATCTTAMRSVRDALDLLGGKWKLPIILGLSEGPKRFKQLQRDVTGITAKMLSKELKELEMNGLLTRHVQADTVPVAVTYTLAPYGTTLYPVIGALHNWGQLHRHRIMHTGEDGHPAPSVPEAAAVPNVA; this comes from the coding sequence ATGGTTTACCCTCCGCCCCACACCTCAGCCGCTACCTGCACCACGGCCATGCGCTCCGTGCGCGACGCCCTCGACTTACTTGGCGGCAAGTGGAAGCTGCCCATCATCCTGGGGTTGAGCGAGGGCCCCAAGCGCTTCAAACAATTGCAGCGCGACGTAACGGGCATCACGGCCAAAATGCTCAGCAAGGAACTCAAAGAACTGGAAATGAACGGCCTGCTCACCCGCCACGTCCAGGCCGACACGGTGCCCGTGGCCGTGACCTACACCCTGGCGCCCTACGGCACAACGCTCTACCCCGTCATCGGGGCCCTGCACAACTGGGGCCAGCTGCACCGCCACCGCATCATGCACACGGGAGAAGACGGGCACCCGGCTCCCAGCGTACCCGAAGCTGCGGCTGTACCCAACGTGGCGTAG
- a CDS encoding M48 family metallopeptidase: protein MPQLLIDDLRIEVVRKNIRSLRLTVYAPDGRVRVAAPLRTADAAIHAFVSARRAWIRKHQEQFAAREQPAELEYVSGETHFYQGQPYELRVHETAAGPLRVKLLEDGFLDLFAPAGSTREQREKALHSWYRARLKEQLPALAARWEPVVGKQAAEWGIKLMRTRWGTCSIRARRIWLNLELIKQPPHCLDYVVVHELVHLHERLHNARFWGLMDQFMPDWQVAKQALRSVHLKPCG, encoded by the coding sequence ATGCCCCAGTTGCTTATCGACGACCTGCGTATCGAGGTCGTCCGCAAGAATATTCGCAGCCTGCGCCTGACCGTATACGCCCCCGACGGGCGGGTGCGGGTAGCCGCCCCGCTGCGCACAGCCGATGCCGCCATTCACGCTTTCGTATCGGCCCGCCGTGCCTGGATTCGCAAGCATCAGGAGCAGTTTGCCGCCCGGGAACAGCCCGCCGAACTGGAATACGTATCGGGCGAAACCCACTTCTACCAGGGCCAGCCCTACGAATTGCGTGTGCACGAAACGGCGGCCGGGCCGCTGCGGGTAAAGCTGCTGGAAGACGGCTTTCTGGACTTATTTGCCCCGGCCGGCAGCACGCGGGAGCAGCGCGAAAAAGCCCTGCACAGCTGGTACCGGGCCCGCCTGAAAGAGCAGCTCCCCGCCCTGGCGGCCCGCTGGGAGCCGGTGGTGGGCAAGCAGGCGGCGGAGTGGGGCATCAAGCTGATGCGCACCCGCTGGGGCACCTGCAGCATCCGGGCCCGCCGCATCTGGCTCAATCTGGAACTCATTAAGCAGCCCCCGCACTGCCTCGATTACGTGGTAGTGCACGAGCTGGTGCATTTGCACGAGCGGTTGCACAACGCCCGCTTCTGGGGGTTGATGGACCAGTTTATGCCCGACTGGCAAGTGGCCAAGCAGGCCCTGCGCTCTGTCCACCTCAAACCCTGCGGCTAA
- a CDS encoding potassium-transporting ATPase subunit F, which translates to MMFALFLLSLATFGYLSYVLLRPEKF; encoded by the coding sequence ATGATGTTTGCCTTGTTTCTGCTGTCCCTGGCCACGTTTGGCTACCTGAGCTACGTGCTGCTGCGCCCGGAAAAATTCTAA
- a CDS encoding ATP-binding cassette domain-containing protein → MKFGFDNSALHAGKVLVTAEAVNFTYPVGPPLWPQPLSLQIRSGERIALRGSNGAGKTTLIRLLLGPAAPTQGTVQRAACRAVYIDQDYSLLPAQGTLYELAQHFNQAAMPEHEVKIRLARFLFGKDTWDQPGQSLSGGEKMRLALCGLTLSQQAPDLIVLDEPTNNLDLQNIAILTAALNEYAGTLLVVSHDAAFLADIGVARTIAL, encoded by the coding sequence ATGAAGTTTGGCTTCGACAACTCGGCCTTGCACGCGGGCAAAGTGCTGGTGACGGCCGAAGCGGTCAACTTCACGTATCCTGTCGGCCCGCCGCTCTGGCCCCAGCCACTAAGCTTACAGATTCGGAGCGGGGAGCGAATTGCGCTGCGGGGCTCCAACGGCGCGGGCAAAACCACCCTGATCCGGCTACTGCTGGGCCCGGCCGCGCCCACCCAGGGCACGGTGCAGCGCGCCGCCTGCCGGGCTGTGTATATCGACCAGGATTACTCTCTACTGCCCGCCCAAGGCACACTCTACGAGCTGGCCCAGCACTTCAACCAAGCGGCCATGCCCGAGCATGAAGTCAAGATCCGGCTGGCCCGCTTCCTGTTTGGCAAGGACACCTGGGACCAGCCCGGCCAGAGCCTGAGCGGGGGTGAGAAAATGCGGCTGGCCTTGTGCGGCCTCACCCTGAGCCAGCAGGCTCCCGATTTGATTGTGCTCGACGAGCCCACCAATAACCTGGACTTACAGAACATTGCCATTCTCACCGCAGCCCTCAACGAATACGCCGGCACCCTGCTGGTCGTCTCGCACGACGCGGCGTTTCTGGCCGATATCGGCGTGGCCCGCACTATTGCTTTGTAG
- a CDS encoding carboxypeptidase-like regulatory domain-containing protein: MPRLLLFALYFLLPIAAQAQQRLATARQRSYLTKVFRLTDEQTRHLYTHSLAAARPDFFTQPVDSFPSDSARQARPLAPGYYLVAHTEGAQLVYWLRAETDREVVVVDNQIDLTLVVRDSLGRLLDDARVELACRPVPYDPATRAYRLANTRRSGLLAVTQAGRTTFHVVENQASTSSYWQQQQPLARRIWWRSQRIVFGFPLGYLTKPVWSLGRDLKHASHAYFGPVGLLRSAFSEDVRDERQRRRDEQEEQRWTSYVALSKPKYRPTGDTLRLKVRLLRRPHGRPGREALTLWLGGGYGQPEKKIALLRPGRPGSYEYTLPLTDTLGLRADTRVGFRLENRREQTLASGNFQLEDYELKSTRYTLRLAEKEHRRGQPQAVFLRGTDSNELNLLDARVRLSVTPSSPLGPFPQRQAFLPDTLWTRSQALDATGETRLNLPATIFPAAEFSYAVRAVFLNADNERRVETTTVPYGLDPGKLHVELVGDSVRMTYLVQGKSVPHPAHLEISNGRELGSGSLFAGSVQLPLLLPVDPRADTYELTDAENRSTELTLDEINAGLAVRSDRTHDSIFISVENPRRLPFWYFVYRGNTLARRGYGTDLQLNTTAPGPEAWSVSVHYLWGEKLRTAEYSIPLPQRQLVVRAEQPEVAYPGQKIRLQYTVTDGGGRPLSGVDLTSYAYTSKFGQAKIEQEIPSFEPRVVGRRSKRRFALKDGFENSSSAAGRQLLPWAQWRHQLGLDSLRFYQFLYPESGAFYQYEPAPGGLTQLAPFVVDSGRVQPPVAVYLDGVPVYVHEVNQHEPYALVAEPGFHTLSIRTATRLVTMHDVYVRHLHKLTLSIDLNQPCAELTVEKRRPLLTPEEKLALTRSLLVMDAAYSYGSLRQGNVLRPVSRNSYHSVDSYSLSGPFRPDSVLLRRSDGLRRSFLFEPLYHYYFAPGLVKMTSLDPNTHSRLFNSLHSAGFPGVLPLADFALTEAAFKARYLPANTTWTPAPRLPRYNFQTPLTTPAAQGRLEVRLPPRPADAGPSYRFPNVAYLLLTRPGNATFYRLQPNLSLVHALAAGRYRVAVLLEDSTSLLPAEDVTIRPDGVTYFQLRLTDRQPGAALRRRISRLLPGFEVKDWSLVTSEEELKKAKRTIAVTQYSQPQPGWRTVHGQVTDRSSGEGLPGVTVLVKGTTLGVSTDADGTYALQVPNESSILTFSSVGYITAERPATYNEVNVGLTGDTKQLSEVVVVGYGTETQRRSVSYSVATMSNQLAGKAAGVHPGRAAPGDSPTVTIRGIVAQPAGAQPLIILDGLPFNGRLEDVSPDNIAAVKLLKGPAATATYGAQAANGVLFITTKASSAGNDPAGRDTRLALRRNFRDYAWWRPTLVTDAQGRASTEVQLPDDITGWDTFVLGSDNHGRVGSATQLLRSFKALLAGLAVPRFLIEGDQTQVLGKTLNYAPDSTQVSTGFSVAGVARPRRSHVVSSAILDTLSLTAPTGQDSLLVSYDLRQAGGYADGEQRPIPVLRAGTRENIGAFAILAANDTTLTLPFDPKLGPVTVRLESDALPVLLSEIQHLQAYAYLCNEQAASKLKALLLEKQIRTVRQEPFKGERSINFLIRKLLDGRHQPENLLWGTWAKSEVSPWATTHVLEALLAAEQAGYKVRLERDKLQQYLLQELDNHLTAKPTPELLRRTWYYQSDDDLIRLLRVLHQLGTTTDYRTYVTRLERSYKGRQPLDRYLALTQLRQQLQLPYQLDSLRRYRLRTQLGGVFYADTLHQSSYYRYLLRTSVGSTLLAYRLLRAQGGHEPELTRIRLYLLNLRRTDHWTSTYEAAQILETIGPDLLAAGQPATLAKVELTGATTQQLSTFPQQLTLPATADPLTLRKTGLLPVYATAYQTRWNPAPEATAAPFTVKTELAGQSGQRVNLRAGQPAELVVTVNVQAEARYVLLEVPIPAGCSYGDNKAGNYFEVHREYLRHQTGIFIDRLPVGKHTFRIALQPRYRGRYTLNPAKAELMYFPTRFGRSASKQVRVE; encoded by the coding sequence ATGCCTCGTTTGCTACTTTTCGCGCTTTATTTCCTGCTGCCTATTGCCGCCCAGGCCCAACAGCGCCTGGCCACCGCCCGGCAGCGCAGTTACCTGACTAAGGTATTCCGGCTGACCGACGAGCAAACCCGCCACCTCTACACCCACAGCCTAGCGGCAGCCCGGCCCGACTTTTTCACCCAGCCCGTCGACTCCTTTCCCTCGGACTCGGCCCGGCAGGCGCGCCCTTTGGCCCCGGGCTACTACCTGGTGGCCCACACCGAAGGCGCGCAGCTGGTCTACTGGCTGCGCGCCGAAACCGACCGGGAAGTGGTAGTAGTCGACAACCAAATTGACCTGACCCTGGTGGTGCGCGACTCCCTGGGCCGCCTGCTCGACGATGCCCGCGTGGAGCTGGCCTGCCGCCCGGTGCCCTACGACCCCGCCACCCGCGCCTACCGCCTGGCCAATACCCGCCGCAGCGGCCTGCTGGCCGTCACCCAGGCCGGGCGCACCACCTTTCACGTGGTGGAAAATCAGGCCAGCACGAGCAGCTACTGGCAGCAACAACAGCCCCTGGCCCGCCGAATCTGGTGGCGGAGTCAGCGCATCGTGTTCGGCTTTCCGCTGGGCTACCTCACCAAGCCCGTCTGGAGCCTGGGGCGGGATTTGAAACATGCTTCCCATGCGTATTTCGGGCCGGTGGGTTTGCTGCGCTCGGCCTTTAGCGAAGACGTGCGCGACGAGCGGCAGCGCCGGCGCGACGAGCAGGAGGAGCAGCGCTGGACCAGCTACGTGGCCCTGAGCAAGCCCAAATATCGCCCCACCGGCGACACGCTGCGCCTGAAGGTGCGCCTGTTGCGCCGCCCCCACGGTCGGCCCGGCCGGGAGGCGCTTACGCTGTGGCTGGGCGGCGGCTACGGGCAACCAGAGAAAAAAATAGCCCTGCTGCGGCCCGGGCGGCCCGGCTCTTACGAATACACGCTGCCCCTGACCGATACGCTGGGGTTGCGGGCCGACACACGGGTGGGCTTCCGGCTGGAAAACCGCCGGGAACAAACCCTGGCCAGCGGCAACTTTCAGTTGGAAGACTATGAGCTCAAAAGCACCCGCTACACCCTGCGCCTGGCCGAGAAAGAGCACCGCCGGGGCCAGCCGCAGGCCGTGTTTCTGCGCGGCACCGACTCCAACGAGCTCAACCTGCTCGACGCCCGGGTGCGTCTGAGCGTGACGCCCAGCTCGCCGCTCGGCCCCTTCCCCCAGCGCCAGGCCTTTCTGCCCGACACGCTCTGGACCCGCAGCCAGGCCCTGGACGCCACCGGCGAAACCCGTTTGAACCTGCCGGCCACCATTTTTCCCGCCGCCGAATTCTCCTACGCCGTGCGGGCCGTGTTCCTGAACGCCGACAACGAGCGGCGCGTCGAAACCACGACCGTGCCCTACGGCCTCGACCCGGGCAAGCTGCACGTAGAGCTGGTCGGCGACTCGGTGCGGATGACCTACCTCGTCCAGGGAAAATCGGTTCCCCACCCGGCCCACTTGGAGATTAGCAATGGCCGGGAGCTGGGGTCCGGCAGCTTGTTTGCCGGTTCCGTGCAACTGCCGCTGCTGCTGCCCGTCGACCCGCGGGCCGATACCTACGAGCTAACCGATGCCGAAAACCGCTCGACTGAGCTTACCCTGGACGAAATCAACGCCGGCCTGGCGGTGCGCTCCGACCGGACCCACGACTCCATTTTTATCAGCGTGGAGAATCCGCGCCGGCTGCCGTTCTGGTATTTTGTATACCGCGGCAATACGCTGGCCCGGCGCGGCTACGGCACGGATTTGCAGCTAAACACCACCGCCCCCGGCCCGGAGGCCTGGTCGGTGTCAGTGCATTACCTCTGGGGCGAAAAGCTGCGCACGGCCGAGTATAGCATCCCCCTGCCCCAGCGTCAGCTGGTAGTACGCGCCGAGCAGCCCGAAGTAGCGTACCCCGGCCAGAAAATCCGGTTGCAGTACACCGTCACCGATGGCGGCGGGCGGCCCCTTTCCGGCGTTGATTTGACTTCCTACGCCTATACCAGCAAGTTTGGGCAGGCCAAGATTGAGCAGGAAATACCCAGCTTCGAGCCGCGGGTAGTGGGTCGCCGGTCCAAGCGCCGGTTTGCCCTGAAAGACGGGTTCGAAAACTCGTCGTCGGCCGCCGGGCGGCAGCTGTTGCCCTGGGCCCAGTGGCGGCACCAGCTGGGCCTCGACTCGCTGCGGTTCTACCAGTTTCTCTACCCCGAGTCGGGCGCGTTTTACCAGTATGAGCCCGCGCCCGGCGGCCTGACCCAGCTGGCCCCTTTCGTCGTGGACTCGGGCCGGGTGCAGCCCCCGGTGGCCGTGTACCTGGATGGCGTGCCGGTGTACGTGCACGAGGTCAACCAGCACGAGCCCTACGCCCTGGTAGCCGAGCCGGGGTTCCACACGCTCAGCATCCGGACCGCCACCCGCCTTGTGACTATGCACGATGTGTATGTGCGCCATTTGCACAAGCTCACGCTCAGCATCGACCTCAACCAGCCCTGCGCCGAGCTGACCGTGGAAAAGCGCCGGCCGCTGCTGACACCGGAGGAAAAGCTGGCCCTGACCCGCTCCCTGCTGGTGATGGATGCTGCCTACAGCTACGGCAGCCTGCGCCAGGGCAACGTGCTGCGGCCCGTCAGCCGCAACTCCTACCATTCCGTGGACTCCTACAGCCTGAGCGGCCCGTTTCGGCCCGACTCGGTGCTACTGCGGCGCTCCGACGGGCTGCGGCGCAGCTTCCTGTTTGAGCCGCTCTACCACTATTACTTCGCGCCCGGTCTGGTAAAAATGACTAGCCTGGACCCCAATACGCACTCCCGACTGTTTAATTCCCTGCACAGCGCCGGCTTTCCCGGGGTCCTGCCCCTGGCCGATTTTGCCCTGACCGAAGCCGCCTTCAAGGCCCGCTACCTGCCCGCCAACACGACCTGGACACCCGCCCCGCGCCTGCCGCGCTACAATTTCCAAACCCCGCTGACAACGCCCGCCGCGCAGGGCCGCCTGGAAGTTCGCCTGCCCCCGCGCCCCGCCGACGCCGGACCCAGTTACCGGTTTCCCAACGTGGCCTATTTGCTGCTCACCCGGCCCGGCAATGCCACATTCTACCGCTTGCAGCCCAACCTGAGCCTGGTACACGCCCTGGCCGCGGGCCGCTACCGGGTGGCCGTGCTGCTCGAAGACAGCACCAGTCTGCTCCCCGCCGAGGACGTAACCATCAGGCCCGATGGCGTGACCTACTTCCAGCTGCGCCTCACCGACCGCCAGCCCGGCGCGGCCCTGCGGCGGCGTATCAGCCGCCTGCTGCCCGGTTTTGAGGTCAAAGACTGGAGCTTGGTAACATCCGAGGAGGAGCTCAAAAAGGCGAAGCGCACCATTGCCGTAACCCAGTACAGCCAGCCGCAGCCGGGCTGGCGCACGGTGCACGGGCAGGTCACGGACCGCAGCTCGGGGGAAGGGCTGCCCGGGGTAACGGTGCTGGTGAAGGGTACTACCCTTGGCGTCTCGACCGATGCCGACGGCACGTACGCCCTGCAAGTTCCGAATGAAAGCAGCATCCTGACCTTTAGCTCCGTTGGTTATATCACGGCTGAAAGACCTGCTACCTACAACGAAGTGAATGTGGGCCTGACGGGGGATACCAAGCAACTTTCGGAAGTGGTAGTGGTAGGCTACGGCACCGAAACGCAGCGTCGGAGCGTGAGCTACTCGGTAGCCACGATGTCGAATCAGTTGGCGGGCAAGGCGGCCGGGGTACATCCTGGACGAGCCGCGCCGGGCGACTCCCCGACCGTCACTATCCGGGGCATAGTGGCGCAACCGGCCGGAGCTCAGCCCCTGATTATTCTCGACGGTCTGCCTTTCAACGGCCGGCTGGAAGACGTGAGTCCTGATAATATTGCGGCTGTTAAGCTCTTGAAAGGCCCGGCGGCTACAGCCACTTACGGGGCCCAGGCCGCTAATGGCGTCCTCTTCATTACCACCAAAGCCAGCAGCGCCGGCAACGACCCCGCCGGCCGGGACACGCGCCTGGCCCTGCGCCGCAACTTCCGCGACTACGCCTGGTGGCGGCCTACGCTCGTCACCGACGCCCAGGGCCGGGCCAGCACCGAGGTACAGTTGCCCGACGACATAACCGGCTGGGACACCTTCGTGCTGGGCTCCGACAACCACGGCCGCGTGGGCTCGGCTACTCAGCTGCTGCGCTCCTTCAAGGCTCTGCTGGCCGGGCTGGCCGTGCCGCGCTTCCTCATCGAGGGCGACCAGACCCAGGTGCTGGGCAAAACCCTGAACTACGCGCCCGATTCCACCCAGGTCAGCACCGGCTTCTCGGTAGCCGGCGTGGCCCGCCCCCGTCGCAGCCACGTGGTAAGCAGCGCCATTCTGGATACGCTCAGCCTGACCGCGCCCACCGGCCAGGATTCCCTCCTGGTGAGCTACGACCTGCGCCAGGCCGGCGGCTACGCCGACGGGGAGCAACGCCCGATTCCGGTGCTGCGGGCCGGAACCCGGGAAAATATCGGCGCCTTCGCTATTCTCGCGGCCAACGACACGACCCTGACCCTGCCCTTCGACCCGAAGCTGGGCCCCGTGACGGTGCGCCTGGAAAGTGACGCGCTGCCGGTGCTCTTGTCCGAAATTCAGCACCTGCAGGCCTACGCCTATTTGTGCAACGAGCAGGCCGCCTCCAAGCTCAAGGCCCTGCTGCTGGAAAAGCAAATCCGGACGGTCCGCCAGGAGCCGTTTAAGGGCGAACGGAGCATCAACTTCCTGATTCGCAAGCTGCTCGACGGCCGCCACCAGCCCGAGAACCTGCTCTGGGGCACCTGGGCTAAGTCGGAGGTGAGTCCGTGGGCTACTACGCACGTGCTGGAAGCCTTGCTGGCCGCCGAACAGGCCGGCTACAAGGTGCGCCTGGAGCGCGACAAGCTCCAGCAGTACCTCTTACAGGAGCTGGACAACCACCTGACCGCCAAGCCCACGCCCGAGCTGCTGCGCCGCACGTGGTACTACCAGTCGGACGACGACCTGATCCGGCTGCTGCGGGTGCTGCACCAGCTGGGCACGACAACCGACTACCGCACCTACGTAACCCGCCTGGAACGCTCCTACAAAGGCCGTCAGCCCCTGGACCGCTACCTGGCTTTAACCCAATTGCGCCAGCAGCTGCAGCTGCCCTACCAGCTCGACTCGCTGCGGCGCTACCGCCTGCGCACCCAGCTCGGTGGGGTCTTTTATGCCGATACCCTGCACCAGAGCTCCTACTACCGCTACTTGCTGCGCACCAGCGTGGGCTCGACCTTGCTGGCCTACCGCCTGCTACGCGCCCAGGGCGGCCACGAGCCCGAGCTGACCCGCATCCGCCTCTACCTGCTCAACCTGCGCCGCACCGACCACTGGACCAGCACCTACGAGGCGGCCCAGATTCTGGAAACCATCGGGCCCGACCTGCTGGCCGCCGGCCAACCGGCTACTTTAGCGAAGGTGGAGCTCACCGGGGCCACCACTCAGCAACTCAGCACCTTCCCCCAGCAATTGACCCTGCCCGCCACTGCCGACCCACTCACGCTGCGCAAAACCGGCCTGCTGCCGGTGTACGCCACAGCCTACCAGACGCGCTGGAACCCGGCACCCGAGGCTACGGCCGCGCCCTTCACGGTGAAAACCGAGCTGGCGGGCCAGAGCGGGCAGCGCGTAAACCTGCGGGCCGGGCAGCCCGCCGAGCTGGTCGTGACGGTAAACGTGCAAGCCGAGGCCCGCTACGTGCTGCTGGAAGTACCCATTCCGGCCGGCTGCTCCTACGGCGACAACAAAGCCGGCAACTACTTCGAGGTGCACCGCGAGTATTTGCGCCACCAAACCGGCATTTTCATCGACCGGCTGCCCGTGGGAAAGCACACCTTCCGCATTGCCCTGCAGCCGCGCTACCGGGGCCGCTACACCCTCAATCCCGCCAAGGCCGAGCTCATGTACTTTCCCACCCGCTTCGGCCGCAGCGCCAGCAAGCAGGTGCGGGTCGAGTAA